In the genome of Aphis gossypii isolate Hap1 unplaced genomic scaffold, ASM2018417v2 Contig00460_ERROPOS81933+, whole genome shotgun sequence, one region contains:
- the LOC126554293 gene encoding death-associated inhibitor of apoptosis 1-like codes for MNFQQINNSFCSLVSLVRNNAYPTYPEFTTFISRLKTFNLFPLTSSQDKYSLAESGFIYSGKKDIVECFCCGIILHRWEKEDNPWIEHSRWNPKCVFVLLSKGNQFVENVVKKYEKIGIIPKNV; via the exons atgaattttcaacaaattaacaacagTTTTTGTTCACTTGTTTCGTTAGTACGAAACAATGCATATCCTACATATCCAGAATTCACTACATTTATATCAAGAttgaaaacattcaatttatttccgtTGACTTCATCTCAAGATAAATACTCATTAGCTGAAAgcggttttatatattcagggaaaaaagatattgttgaatgtttttgCTGCGGTATTATATTGCATCGTTGGGAAAAAGAAGATAATCCATGGATTGAACATTCAAGATGGAATCCgaaatgtgtttttgtattattatcaaaaggaaatcagtttgttgaaaatgtagtaaaaaaatatg aaaaaattggAATCATACCAAAAAACGTTTGA